In a genomic window of Enterobacter asburiae:
- a CDS encoding ABC transporter permease — protein sequence MLELICKRLLLAVPTLLLVSMMVFGLQKLLPGDPLIAMAGEERDPAVIAQLRAELNLDAPIPVQYFHWLTRALQGDLGVSLRTHEPVTELIASKLPVTLELSLLAMIIALVFGISMGILAAVNKNSWVDHGANFVAISGISIPHFWLGILLILVFSVNLQWLPASGYVPFSEDPLQNLRTLLLPASVLGTGLAATLMRHTRASMIAVLKADYIRTARAKGLLPKAVILKHAFRNALVPVITLTTLLFGELLGGAVLTEQVFTIPGFGKMIVDSVFNRDYAVVQGVVLIVAIGFLLLNLLADVLYVLINPKMRG from the coding sequence ATGCTGGAACTGATTTGCAAACGTCTGCTGCTGGCCGTACCGACGCTGTTGCTGGTGAGCATGATGGTGTTCGGCCTGCAAAAGCTGCTGCCCGGCGATCCGCTGATCGCCATGGCCGGGGAAGAGCGCGACCCGGCGGTGATCGCCCAGCTGCGCGCGGAGCTGAACCTGGATGCGCCGATCCCTGTGCAGTATTTTCACTGGCTGACGCGGGCGCTGCAGGGCGATCTGGGCGTCTCCTTACGCACGCACGAACCGGTGACTGAGCTTATCGCCAGCAAGCTGCCGGTTACGCTGGAGCTGTCCCTGCTGGCGATGATTATCGCGCTGGTGTTTGGCATTAGCATGGGGATCCTCGCGGCGGTGAATAAAAACAGCTGGGTCGATCACGGGGCGAACTTCGTGGCGATCTCGGGGATCTCGATACCCCACTTCTGGCTGGGGATCCTGCTGATTCTGGTCTTCTCGGTGAACCTGCAGTGGCTGCCCGCGTCCGGCTACGTGCCGTTCAGTGAAGATCCGCTCCAGAACCTGCGCACGCTGCTGTTGCCCGCGTCCGTGCTCGGAACCGGCCTCGCGGCGACGCTGATGCGCCACACCCGCGCGTCGATGATTGCGGTGCTGAAGGCTGACTATATCCGCACCGCCCGGGCTAAGGGGCTGCTGCCGAAAGCGGTGATCCTGAAGCACGCGTTTCGCAACGCGCTGGTACCGGTGATCACCCTCACCACTCTGCTGTTCGGCGAGCTGCTGGGCGGCGCGGTGCTGACCGAGCAGGTCTTCACCATTCCGGGCTTTGGCAAGATGATCGTCGATTCGGTGTTCAACCGTGACTACGCGGTGGTGCAGGGCGTGGTGCTGATCGTGGCGATCGGCTTTCTGCTGCTCAACCTGCTGGCCGACGTGCTTTACGTCCTTATCAACCCGAAAATGCGAGGTTAA
- a CDS encoding ABC transporter substrate-binding protein, protein MLLGAALPAHSESVLRIGLGADPDMLDPHLARTYYGRFVFASLCDRLVDVDEHLKVVPGLAKSWAWSEDGKTLTMDLREGVTFHDGEKFDAAAAKYNLDRALTLKGSLRKSEISSVESVEVTGPMQIALHLKTPDAALLMQLTDRAGAMMAPEAAKKPDFAAHPVCSGPYKFDSRVSQDRIVLTRFDNYWNKDAYHFDKIIYLPIPDASVRLANLRAGDLDLTEGIAASDVKTVEADSKLALAKITGLGYQGITFNINNGKVPANDPFRDARVREAFSQAIDREALNQVVFEGLYTPANQAFSTVSPYHVNLPVPPRDVEKAKALLKAAGVTAPLTVNLLVPNNPTSQQVGQVLQAMVAEAGFTLNLQMTEFATLLDRQQSGDYQLSFSGWSGRPDPDGSIYGFIHSKGTLNDGRYSNAQVDEWLTQARQSTDQAARQPLYDKVVKQLQTDMPIAYLYFEPRIFGLNKSVQGFKPYPDGIVRLAGLTLAK, encoded by the coding sequence ATGTTGCTTGGCGCGGCGCTGCCCGCCCATTCTGAAAGCGTGCTGCGGATCGGTCTGGGGGCAGACCCGGACATGCTCGACCCACATCTGGCGCGCACCTACTATGGCCGCTTCGTCTTTGCCTCCCTGTGCGACAGGCTGGTGGACGTCGACGAGCACCTGAAGGTGGTGCCGGGTCTGGCGAAATCCTGGGCCTGGAGCGAAGACGGAAAAACCCTGACCATGGATCTGCGTGAAGGCGTGACCTTCCACGACGGTGAAAAATTTGATGCCGCCGCCGCGAAATACAACCTCGACCGCGCCCTGACCCTCAAAGGCTCCCTGCGTAAAAGCGAGATCTCTTCCGTGGAGTCGGTAGAGGTCACCGGCCCGATGCAGATTGCGCTGCACCTGAAAACCCCTGACGCCGCGCTGCTGATGCAGCTTACCGACCGTGCGGGCGCGATGATGGCACCCGAAGCCGCGAAGAAGCCTGACTTTGCCGCCCATCCGGTCTGTTCCGGCCCGTACAAGTTCGACAGCCGCGTGTCGCAGGACCGCATTGTTCTGACCCGCTTCGACAATTACTGGAATAAAGACGCCTACCACTTCGACAAAATTATCTATCTGCCGATCCCGGACGCCTCCGTGCGCCTCGCGAACCTGCGCGCGGGCGATCTCGATCTAACCGAAGGCATCGCCGCCAGCGACGTTAAAACCGTCGAAGCCGACAGCAAGCTGGCGCTGGCGAAGATAACCGGTCTGGGCTATCAGGGGATCACCTTCAACATCAACAATGGCAAGGTCCCGGCGAACGATCCGTTCAGGGATGCCCGCGTGCGCGAGGCGTTTTCTCAGGCTATCGACCGTGAGGCGTTAAATCAGGTGGTCTTTGAAGGCCTCTACACCCCGGCAAACCAGGCGTTTTCTACGGTGAGCCCGTATCACGTCAACCTGCCGGTGCCACCTCGTGACGTCGAGAAGGCCAAAGCGCTGCTCAAAGCCGCAGGCGTCACCGCGCCGCTGACCGTCAACCTGCTGGTGCCGAACAACCCAACCTCGCAGCAGGTGGGACAGGTGCTGCAGGCGATGGTTGCTGAGGCGGGCTTCACGCTGAACCTGCAGATGACCGAATTCGCCACGCTGCTGGATCGCCAGCAGAGCGGTGACTATCAGCTGAGCTTCTCCGGCTGGTCGGGACGCCCGGACCCGGACGGCAGCATCTACGGCTTTATCCACAGCAAAGGTACCCTGAATGACGGCCGCTACAGCAACGCTCAGGTCGACGAGTGGCTGACCCAGGCGCGCCAGAGCACCGACCAGGCCGCGCGCCAGCCGCTGTATGACAAGGTGGTGAAGCAGCTGCAAACCGACATGCCGATTGCCTACCTCTACTTCGAGCCGCGCATTTTTGGCCTGAACAAAAGCGTGCAGGGCTTTAAGCCGTACCCGGACGGCATCGTGCGTCTGGCCGGTTTGACGCTGGCGAAATAA